Proteins found in one bacterium genomic segment:
- a CDS encoding TldD/PmbA family protein — MKTFAELVVSRMPQGLDYGNVRVVQNNEETLIVKNGKVDSIEIAESIGFGVIVLLNGGWGFASSSRLKNEEVDKVIKQAIEIAKSSGIAKKKGGVNLAPASYVVGTFKTPYNKDPFKVSLESKVSLLLELDKILRESNDIKVAESVLMFRRIHKIFASIDHSVVEQELLISGGEIISTAIKEDELQRRSYGNFGAAGYEFIHNLELLQNAPRVRDEACELLRAKPCPSGKQDIIIDGDQLALQIHESIGHAVELDRVLGTEASYAGTSFVTLDKLGKFKYGSEVVNVTADATVPLGLGTFGWDDEGIPAQVTPIIRDGIFVGYLSSRETAPVIERLSSGAMRAANWNRIPLIRMTNINLDQGNWKLPDLIADTSHGLFLQTNKSWSIDDMRENFQFGVEFAREIKDGKLGDVVKDVTYTGITPEFWSSCDAICSRDFWKMYGLMNCGKGEPGQTMMVGHGTAPARFRNVRIGIFKR; from the coding sequence ATGAAAACTTTTGCAGAGTTAGTAGTTTCTCGTATGCCCCAAGGACTTGATTATGGGAATGTAAGAGTTGTACAGAACAATGAAGAGACTCTAATTGTTAAAAATGGTAAAGTTGATAGTATTGAGATAGCCGAGTCTATAGGATTTGGAGTAATAGTTCTTTTAAATGGCGGATGGGGATTTGCTTCAAGCTCACGTCTTAAAAATGAAGAGGTGGATAAAGTAATTAAACAAGCAATTGAGATTGCGAAGTCTTCAGGTATAGCTAAGAAAAAAGGTGGGGTAAACCTTGCACCAGCATCTTATGTTGTGGGCACTTTTAAAACTCCTTATAACAAAGACCCTTTTAAAGTAAGTCTTGAATCAAAGGTTTCGCTTCTTCTTGAGTTAGATAAAATTTTAAGAGAATCTAATGATATTAAGGTAGCAGAGTCAGTTCTAATGTTCAGACGCATTCATAAAATCTTTGCTTCAATCGACCATTCTGTAGTAGAACAGGAGCTTTTAATTTCTGGTGGTGAAATAATATCTACTGCCATAAAAGAGGACGAATTACAGCGCCGTTCTTATGGCAATTTCGGAGCTGCTGGATATGAGTTCATTCATAACTTAGAACTACTCCAAAATGCTCCAAGAGTGAGAGATGAAGCCTGTGAGCTCCTCAGAGCAAAGCCCTGTCCTTCTGGAAAACAAGATATAATAATTGATGGTGACCAGCTTGCACTGCAAATCCATGAGTCTATCGGACATGCAGTTGAACTTGATAGGGTACTTGGAACTGAAGCCTCATATGCAGGCACGTCATTTGTTACACTTGATAAATTGGGCAAATTTAAATATGGCTCAGAAGTTGTAAACGTAACTGCAGATGCCACTGTCCCTCTTGGACTTGGAACATTTGGTTGGGATGATGAAGGTATTCCAGCCCAAGTTACTCCTATAATCCGGGATGGCATTTTCGTAGGCTACCTGAGTTCAAGAGAAACTGCTCCTGTAATTGAACGATTAAGCTCAGGTGCTATGAGAGCGGCTAACTGGAATCGAATTCCTCTCATCCGAATGACAAATATAAACCTTGACCAAGGAAATTGGAAATTGCCCGATCTTATTGCTGACACATCTCATGGACTTTTCCTTCAGACAAACAAATCGTGGAGTATAGATGATATGAGGGAAAACTTCCAGTTTGGTGTAGAGTTTGCTCGTGAAATAAAAGATGGAAAATTAGGCGATGTTGTTAAAGATGTAACTTATACAGGGATAACACCCGAATTCTGGAGCTCATGTGATGCTATATGCAGTAGAGATTTCTGGAAAATGTATGGCCTAATGAACTGTGGGAAGGGGGAGCCTGGTCAGACAATGATGGTAGGTCATGGCACTGCACCTGCAAGGTTTAGAAATGTAAGAATAGGAATATTCAAGAGATGA
- the mnmE gene encoding tRNA uridine-5-carboxymethylaminomethyl(34) synthesis GTPase MnmE — MDTIAAIATPIGEGGIGIVRASGPDAIKIADHIFKGKIKPLLAKTHTIHYGKIIEPDTKKELDEVLLMVMKKPHTYTREDMIEINAHGGITVLKNILDLLLRSGARLAEPGEFTKRAFLNGRIDLVQAEAVLDIVRGRTDKSIEVALSQLDGKLSTQIKEIKDKLIEIETALELSIDFPEENIGKLNPEKLKRIAYEVNYEIVKLIESGKSGKLVRNGAVFPIVGRTNVGKSSIFNALLSKDKAIVTPYPGTTRDTIEDYITVDGIPIKLVDTAGWRDTSNPIEQEGVLRTRKAINEAFGILFVFDKSDGILKEDFELLTYIKGKKIIGLLNKCDLTPAKYSQNFEFPLISVSALRGDNIDLIPTAISKLVSRANESPLITRERHLDILRRANIRVEKAQKGMDDNLAHELISYEIKEAINILSEITGEITSEDILNRIFSEFCIGK, encoded by the coding sequence ATGGATACAATAGCTGCAATAGCTACCCCAATTGGAGAAGGAGGAATTGGAATTGTTAGAGCTTCAGGCCCCGATGCTATAAAGATTGCAGACCACATTTTTAAAGGTAAGATAAAACCCCTCTTAGCCAAGACACACACAATTCATTACGGTAAAATAATAGAGCCTGACACAAAAAAAGAATTAGACGAAGTATTACTTATGGTGATGAAGAAACCCCATACTTATACTCGTGAGGATATGATAGAAATAAATGCACATGGTGGGATTACTGTATTAAAAAATATACTTGACCTCCTTCTCCGAAGTGGTGCTCGGCTAGCAGAACCCGGCGAGTTCACTAAACGCGCATTCCTGAATGGAAGAATTGACCTCGTTCAAGCAGAGGCAGTTCTTGACATTGTACGCGGCCGTACAGATAAATCAATTGAAGTTGCCCTTTCACAACTTGATGGTAAACTTTCTACACAAATAAAAGAGATTAAAGATAAATTAATTGAAATAGAAACTGCTCTTGAACTCTCAATAGACTTTCCTGAAGAAAATATAGGAAAACTCAATCCTGAAAAGCTTAAAAGAATTGCTTACGAAGTGAACTATGAAATCGTCAAACTCATTGAATCTGGCAAATCTGGTAAACTTGTTAGAAACGGAGCAGTCTTTCCAATTGTTGGTAGGACAAATGTTGGTAAATCAAGCATTTTTAACGCCCTTCTATCCAAAGATAAAGCAATTGTAACCCCATACCCCGGCACTACAAGAGATACAATAGAAGACTATATTACTGTGGATGGCATTCCTATAAAGCTTGTTGATACTGCAGGGTGGAGAGATACCTCAAACCCTATAGAGCAGGAAGGTGTTCTTAGAACAAGGAAAGCAATTAACGAAGCATTTGGAATTTTATTCGTATTTGATAAAAGTGATGGAATATTAAAAGAAGATTTTGAACTTCTCACTTATATAAAAGGCAAGAAGATTATAGGACTTTTAAACAAATGCGACCTTACTCCAGCTAAATATAGCCAAAATTTTGAGTTTCCGCTTATTTCAGTTTCTGCTTTAAGAGGCGACAATATTGATTTAATTCCTACTGCTATAAGTAAACTTGTCTCACGAGCCAACGAGTCGCCCCTTATAACAAGAGAAAGACACCTTGATATTTTAAGGAGAGCAAATATCAGAGTTGAAAAAGCACAAAAAGGGATGGACGATAATTTGGCTCATGAGCTCATTTCTTACGAGATAAAAGAGGCTATCAATATCCTATCGGAGATAACAGGCGAGATTACATCTGAAGATATTTTGAACCGCATATTCTCGGAATTTTGTATAGGAAAATAA